In Deltaproteobacteria bacterium, the sequence TGTGGGTCGTGACGCGCTCACAGACCGCTCGACACACCAGCGCGGCACCGGCCCGTGGCTGTCGCAGGTGCTCGATGCGGAGATCGAGGGTCGCGATCGGCCGTGGCGGCTGAACCGTGAGGAACACGGCCGCGCCGCAGCTGGCATCGATGAGGCTGGCGACCGCGCCGCCGTGCACCACGCCGCTCTCGGGATTGCCGACCAGGTGGGGCTGCCACGGCATCCGCACCTCGATGTCCCCCGGATCGGCGCGCTCGAACGACAGCCCCAGCGCGGCGTTGTGCGGCACGTGGGTGGTGAACGCGGCCGTCATCAGCGCCAGCTGCTCGCGGCGTTTGGCCTCCTGCGGATCGCCTCGGTGTTCCACCTCGTCCGACGACGTTAGTCGATCCACCGCGGGCCGGGAAGGCCAGCTCGCCCGAGCAGCGCCGGCCGCCACGAGCCGCCTGCGGCCGCGACGCGTGTCCATACCCGCCAAGGCCGTTGCTGGCCCGGCACCGGACGTCTTAGGCTGTCCTCGTCGAAGGCCCCACGTGCTCCGCGAACCCGCACTCCGACCGGTCGCCCGCCACGACGTCGCGACCCTCAAGCGCCTGCTACTCGAGCTGGGCTACGACGTCGAGACCGATCAGCTCACGCGTCGCGTCGAGCTGGTCGGCGTGCACTCCGATCACTTCCTGCAGGTCGCCGTCGACAGCGACGATCGGGTGCTCGGCGCGGTGCATGCCCACCTGCAGTTCGACCTCACCAGCGGGGCCTTCACCGAGATCGCAATGCTGATCGTCGCGCACGACACCCGCCGCGGCGGCATCGGACGATCCCTGGTCCACGCGGTCGAGGGTTGGAGCGCCCAGCGCGGGGTCTATCGCGTGCTCGTGCGCAGTCAGCTGCACCGCGAGGCAGCCAGAGCCTTCTATCGCGTGCTCGGGTACGTCGAGACCAAGCAGCAGAGCGTGTTGGTCCGCGAGCCCCGCGAGCTGCGCCCACGCGGCGCGACCACCGTCGTCGACTGAGCTCGCCGAGGACGCCTCTCGAGCTCGTCGAGCACCGTCACCGACGCGGGCGATCCCATGCGATCCCATGCGGTGGGGCTTCCCTGCTATCGTGCCAGCCATGGCACTGCGACGTACTTGGTCCCTGGTGATGGGCGCGGCGATGGGGATGACCGCGTGTGGCGGTGACGATGGCAAGGCCGATGGTGGTGCCGACACCACCGACGGCACCGCCGACACCAGCGCGAGCGGGCCCAGCAGCTCCGCCACCGACACCGCCGAGAGCGTCGACAGCGGGCCGGGCCCCGGCGAGTGCGGCAACGGCATGCTCGACGGCGACGAGCAGTGCGACAATGGGGCCGACAACTCCGACACCGTGCCCGACGCGTGCCGCACCGATTGCCGCACCGCCCACTGTGCCGACGGCGTGATCGATCCCAGCCTCGGCGAGGAGTGCGACGACGGCAACCTCAACTCCAACATGCCCGACGCGTGCCGCGTCACCTGTGTGCTACCGACCTGCGGCGACGGCGTGAAGGACGTCGGTGAGCCCTGCGACGACGGCAACGAGATGTGGGGAGACACCTGCCACGAGTGCAGCAACCTCTGGTACTTCGTGCTGAACTCGCCCGATCAGAGCGGCGGCGGTGATGTGTCGATCCTGCGCTCGACCCGTGACGGCGCGCCGGTGCAGGTCGTGGGCGGCGACAGCTCCTTGAACGGCATCGTGCAGATCGAGCTGGGGCCCATGGGCACGCCGTTGTTCGCGCTGCAGTCCGACGGCGCAGTCGATCGTGTGGTCGTGCTCGACCCCATCGACGGTGCCATGACCGGCGAGGTCGCGCTCGATGCCGCGGTGCTCGGCGCCGACCCCGAGCTGCAGGGCCTCGCGCTCGGCAGCGACGGCGTGCTGTACGTCGCCGGGGTCGCTGGCGGCAACACGCAGATCGTACCCGTCGACATCACGGCGCTCACCGCCGGCACGCCGTTCGAGCTCGGCAGCGACCTCGGCGTGGTCGACATGACCGCCGACGATGCCGGCATGCTGTACGTCTCGACGGGCACCACCGGCGGCTCGATGGTGCAGATCGATCCGGTGGCGATGAGCAGCACGACGTTCCTTTCGGGCTTCGAGAACCCCATCGGCATCGCCTTCGATGCCGCCCATCACGAGCTGTGGGTCGCCGACAACCCCGCCGGCGCGCCGTCGTACATGGTCCGCTCCGACCTCATGGGCAACGCCGCGCCCTACGCGACCGCCGGCACCGACAACAACCCCTACGTGCACGGCGTCGCGATCGACATCGGTGGCGTCGTGCTCACCACCCAGCGCGCGTACGATCGCGTGGTCGCGGTGCAGAACTTCGACGCGGTGCAGGACTTCTTCACCGAGATGATCGTGGATCCGACCGACCTGGTGATCCTCGACATGAAGCACTGACCCGCGCGGGTGGAGATGCCGCCGCTGCGCGGGGTCGTCCGGGCCCCGGGCAGCCTCGACGCCAACGGCTCATCAAGCGGCGTGAATCCTCTCTTGCGAGGATCCTGAACAAAAGATCAGCTACGCCGCCATACTGCCCCAGACATGGCCTACGTGCCCCTGTGGGTGAAGAGCAACTACTCGTTCCTCGAGGGCGCGAGCCATCCGCACGAGCTGGTCGAGCGGGCGCACCAGCTGGGGTTGCCGGCGATGGCGGTGACCGATCGCGATGGGGTCTATGGCGTGGTGCGGGCCCACGTGCGCGCCGAGCAGCTCGGTATCCGGTTGTTGCTCGGTGCGCAGGTCAGCGTCGGCGAGGACGCCGGTGAGCCGGCGCGCGTGGTCGTACTCGCGCGCGACCGCGTGGGCTGGGGCGAGCTGACGCGACTGCTGTCGCTGGGCCGCGCGACGCGACCCAAGGGCGAGTCGCTGGTGTCGCTCGACGATCTGTGTGCGCTCGGCAGCGGCGTGTTGTTGCTGTGCCCGGAGCCGGAGCTGCTGTCGACGCTGCGCGAGCGCTTCGACGATCGCCTCTACGCGCTGGTGGCCCGCCACCGCGACGCCGCCGGCCGCACGCACGAGCTGCGGCTACGCGAGGCCGCGGCGCGTTGCGGCGCACCGACGGTCGCGGCGGTCGAGGTGCTCTACCACGGCGTCGCCCGTCGTCCGCTGCAGGACGTGCTCGCGTGCATCCGCGCCGGCACCTCGCTGGCCGCGGCCGGCCACGTCATCCGCAGCAACGCCGAGCACGAGCTGCTGACGGTGCAGGCGATGACCGAGCTGTTCGCCGACGATCCGGCCTCGCTGACGCGGACCCACGAGGTCGCGGCGCGCTGCGACTTCTCGCTGGCGAAGCTGCGCTATCGCTACCCCGGCGAGCGCATCCCCGACGGCAAGAGCGAGCGCGACTGGCTGCGCGAGAAGACCTTCGAGGGCGCCGCGCTCCGCTACCACGACGCGATCCCCTCCGACGTGCACGCGCAGCTCGAGCGCGAGCTGGCGCTCATCGCCGAGCTCGATTACGGCGGCTACTTCCTGACCATGTGGGAGATCGTGCAGTTCTGCCGGCGCGAGCGCATCCTGTGCCAGGGCCGCGGCAGCGCGGCCAACAGCGCGGTCTGCTACTGCCTCGGCATCACCGCGATCGATCCGGTGCGCATGGATCTGCTGTTCGAGCGCTTCTTGAGCCGCGAGCGTGCCGAGCCGCCCGACATCGATCTCGACATCGAGCACGAGCGCCGCGAGGAGGTCATCCAGTGGGTCTATCACCGCTACGGTCGGCGCCACGCGGCGATGGTCGCCAACGTGATCCGCTACCGCGCCCGCTCGGCGGTGCGCGACGTCGGCAAGGCGCTGGCGATCCCCCAGACCGCGCTCGATCGCCTGGCCAAGCTGCTCGGCCACTACGACTTCACGCTGTCGGCCGATGCGGTGCGCCACGCCGGGCTCGATCCCGAGTCGCCCGCGTTCGCGCACCTGCTGCGGCTGGTCCAAGAAGTCTCCGACTTCCCGCGGCACCTGTCGATCCACCCCGGCGGCTTCCTGCTCGGCCACGAGCCGGTCGACACGTTGGTGCCGATCGAGCCCGCGACGATGGAAGACCGCACCGTCATCCAGTGGGACAAGTACGACGTCGACGACCTCGGGCTCTTCAAGGTCGATCTATTGGGACTCGGCACGCTCACGATGACCCGCAAGGCCTTCGCGCTCATCGAGCAGCACGAGGGCATCGCGCTCGAGATGGCGACGGTGCCGGCCGAGGACGCACCGACCTACGCGATGATCTCGCGGGCCGACACCGTCGGTGTGTTCCAGATCGAGAGTCGCGCGCAGATGTCGATGCTGCCACGGCTGCAGCCGCGCACCTTCTACGATCTCGTGATCGAGGTCGCGATCGTGCGCCCCGGTCCGATCCAGGGCGACATGGTCCACCCCTACCTGCGCCGCCGCGCCGGCAAGGAGCCGGTCGAGTTCCCCCACAAGGCCTTGAAGCGCGCGCTCGCCAAGACCCTCGGCGTGCCGATCTTCCAGGAGCAGGTCATGAAGCTGGCGGTGCTGGTGGCCGACTACACCCCCGGCGAGGCCGATCAGCTGCGTCGCGACATGGCCGCGTGGCGCAGCTCGGGCCGCATCGAGCAGCATCGCGAGCGGCTCATCTCGCGCATGATCGCCAACGGCATCCCGCCGGAGTTCGCCGAGCGGGTGTTCTCGCAGATCCGCGGCTTCGGCGAGTACGGCTTTCCCGAGAGCCACGCGGCCTCGTTCGCGCTCATCGCCTACGTGACCTCGTGGCTGCGCTGCCATCACCTGCCGGCATTCATCGCCGCGCTGCTCAACGCGCAGCCGATGGGCTTCTACTCGCCGGCCACCATCGTCGAGGACGCCAAGCACCACGGCGTGCAGGTGCGCCCGATCTGCGTGCAGGCCAGCGCGTGGGACTGCACGCTCGAGCCCGAGCGCGAGTCGTTCGCCGTGCGCATGGGCATGCGCTACCTGAAGGGCTTCGGCGAGCGCGAGCGCGTCAGCCTGGCGGCGGCGCCGGGGCCCTACGCCGACCTGGCGGACTTCGTGCTGCGCACACAGCTGTCGCGACGCTCGCTGCACACACTGGCCGAGGCCGGTGGCTTCGAGGTGCTCGGCATCGATCGACGCGATGCCATCTGGGCGCTGCGCGGCGTGTTGTCGACGCTGGGCGATCGCCTGCGGTTGCCGGCCGAGGTCGCCGAGCAACAGCCGCAGTTCGCCGGGGTCGGCGCGGGCGAGGCGATCCTGTGGGACTACCGCACCAGCATGCACAGCACGCGCGGCCATCCGCTGTCGTGCCTGCGCGACGAGCTGCGCCGCCGCGGTCTGCCGCAGGCCGATGAGCTGGTGCGGGGTCGCGACGGCAAGTCGGTCGACTACGTGGGCCTGGTGATCTGCCGTCAGCGCCCCGGCACCGCCAGCGGCGTCACGTTCTACACGCTCGAAGACGAGAGTGGCTTCGTCAACGTCGTGGTGTGGACGCGGGTGTTCGAGGCCGACGCACTGCTGGCCCGCAGCGCGATCGTGCTCGGCGTGAGCGGCAAGCTACAGGTGCAGGACGGCATCGTGCACCTGGTCGCCGAGCGGCTGTGGGATCCCGATCTGCGGCTGCGTACCGAGGGCACCACCGTGCGCAGCTTCCACTGACGCCGTGGCCATGGGCGTGTTAGCGTCGCCGGGCTCGCCCCGACGATGGCCGACGACGACATCCCCTGCCGACGCATCATCCTGGTCCGCCACGGTCACTACGAGCGTACCGGTGGGCTCGGCGACACCGCCTGGGGACTCTCGCCGCTGGGGCGGCGGCAGGCCGTGCGGGCGGGCCGGCGGCTGGCGCAGATCGTCGCGTCCTCGACCGCGCGCTTCGACGGCCTGTTCGCGAGCCCGTGGCCGCGCGCGTCGCAGACCGCCGAGATTGCGGCGCACGAACTCGACCTGCACAGCGTGAAGATCAAGCCGTGGCTGCACGAGGTGGTGCCGGTGGTCGACCCCGCGCGGGTCGACTTCGGACCGCTGCCGCTGGGGCTCGAGACCACGCCGCCGGAGGAGCGCGCGATCGCCCACCAGCAGATCGAGAAGGTCCGCGAGCGCTTCTTCAAGGCCCCGCGTCGCGCCTCGCTGGTGCTGCTCTTCACCCACGGCAATCTCATTCGCTTCCTGGTCGCTCGCACCCTGCGGCTGCCCTACGAGGCGTGGGCAATGATGGACATCGCCCACAGCGGCATCACCGAGCTGCGCGTCTACGGCAGCGGCTTCGAGGCGCTGGTCAGCTTCAACGAGACCGGCCACCTGCCGCCGCCGCTCATCACCACTGCCTAGAACGAACCGAGGCGTCCCATGCCACGCACCCCCCGCGCCGCCCTCACGCTCGCGCTGTCGCTGCTGCTCTCCGCGCACGGCTGCAAGAACGAGCCACCGCCCAAGCCGCCGGTCGAGCAGAGCAAGGCCAAGGCAGGCTTCGCCGAGACCGTCGACACCATCTTTGCGGCGTGGTTCGCAGCGCGCCCCGGCGCCGCCACGGCGCTGGGCGAGCACAGCCACGACGGCGCGTGGCCAGACCTCGGCAGCGACGGCATCGCGGCCGATCTGCGCCGCATCGAAGACGGCCTCGCCGCGCTGGCCGCGATCGACACCGCCAAGCTGACGCTCGACGAGCGCATCGACCATGACATGCTGGTGGCGGAGCTCGAGCTGCAGAAGTTCGGCCACGAGGTCGAGCAGCCGTGGCGCCGCGATCCGTCGTGGTACACCAGCACCATCGGCAGCGGGCTCGAGGACCTGGTGTCGCGGGACTTCGCGCCCATCGAGCAGCGCGCCGCCGCGGTCGCATCGCGACTCGAGGCGCTGCCCAAGCTATGCGAGCAGGCGACGGCGAACCTCGTGGCAGCCGAGGCGTGGGCGCCACAGACCCAGGTCGCGATCGGCCAGGTCGACGGCATCGCGCAGCTCATCGAGGCCGTGATCCCCGAGCGCGTCGGCGAGGCCTCACCCGAGGTGAAGGGGCGCATCGAGGGCGCCAGTGGCCCCGCACTGGCGGCCGTGCGCGCGCTGCAGCAGCACCTGTCGACCGCGATCCTGCCGCAGGCCGGCGGGCAGTGGCGGCTCGGTGCCACCGGCTTCGCGCGCAAGCTCGCGCTCACGCTACAGACCAACATCACCGCCGACGAGCTGCGACGCGTCGCGGTGATCGAGCACGGCCGGGTGCGCAAGCAGATGGCCGCACTCGCCCACGAGCTCGGGGAGGTGTTGTTCAGCCGCAGCAAGGTCGCCAAGCTGCGCGCCCACGCGCCTGGCGATCCCGATGCCGAGGTCATCCGCGCGGTGCTCGAGGAGCTCTCGGTGATCCACGTCGAGCCCGACGAGCTGCGCGACGCCATCGAGGGCAAGCTCGCGCGACTGGGCGCGTTCGTGAAGGAGAAGCAGATCGTCACCACCGACGACGCCGAGCGCCTCGACGTCATCTGGACCCCGCCGCACCAGCGCGGGGTCTTCATCGCGGGCCTGGCCGCGCCCGGGCCGCTCGAGCAGGCCGCCGCGGGGCTACCGAGCTTCTATCTCGTGCAGCCCATCCCCGACAGCTGGCCGGCCGCCTCCCGCGAGTCGTTCCTGCGCGAGTACAACGACTTCATGCTCGAGGTGCTGTCGATCCACGAGGCCATCCCCGGTCACTTCGTGCAGC encodes:
- a CDS encoding PaaI family thioesterase, yielding MDTRRGRRRLVAAGAARASWPSRPAVDRLTSSDEVEHRGDPQEAKRREQLALMTAAFTTHVPHNAALGLSFERADPGDIEVRMPWQPHLVGNPESGVVHGGAVASLIDASCGAAVFLTVQPPRPIATLDLRIEHLRQPRAGAALVCRAVCERVTTHIAFVRAIAHDGEPDDPIATASATFMIFHGGREKPSAAPRDAGGEGP
- a CDS encoding DUF885 domain-containing protein; its protein translation is MPRTPRAALTLALSLLLSAHGCKNEPPPKPPVEQSKAKAGFAETVDTIFAAWFAARPGAATALGEHSHDGAWPDLGSDGIAADLRRIEDGLAALAAIDTAKLTLDERIDHDMLVAELELQKFGHEVEQPWRRDPSWYTSTIGSGLEDLVSRDFAPIEQRAAAVASRLEALPKLCEQATANLVAAEAWAPQTQVAIGQVDGIAQLIEAVIPERVGEASPEVKGRIEGASGPALAAVRALQQHLSTAILPQAGGQWRLGATGFARKLALTLQTNITADELRRVAVIEHGRVRKQMAALAHELGEVLFSRSKVAKLRAHAPGDPDAEVIRAVLEELSVIHVEPDELRDAIEGKLARLGAFVKEKQIVTTDDAERLDVIWTPPHQRGVFIAGLAAPGPLEQAAAGLPSFYLVQPIPDSWPAASRESFLREYNDFMLEVLSIHEAIPGHFVQQYYAKREPSKVRRVLANGAFVEGWAVYAEKLMVDAGYAGAAGAQKRPRGVGKAAWRVATEPALRAKAIALHGLKFYLRSVTNAILDHGVHAGDMTEEQAMDLMVNRSFQQEGEARGKWVRAQVTSTQLSTYFVGAQAWLRLRKHAEVIARDTGTPFDMAKFHDAALAHGAPPLQRMPELLGWPAPGSKPTAAAAPADGAAASDDASSEAAAD
- a CDS encoding histidine phosphatase family protein — its product is MADDDIPCRRIILVRHGHYERTGGLGDTAWGLSPLGRRQAVRAGRRLAQIVASSTARFDGLFASPWPRASQTAEIAAHELDLHSVKIKPWLHEVVPVVDPARVDFGPLPLGLETTPPEERAIAHQQIEKVRERFFKAPRRASLVLLFTHGNLIRFLVARTLRLPYEAWAMMDIAHSGITELRVYGSGFEALVSFNETGHLPPPLITTA
- a CDS encoding error-prone DNA polymerase, whose product is MAYVPLWVKSNYSFLEGASHPHELVERAHQLGLPAMAVTDRDGVYGVVRAHVRAEQLGIRLLLGAQVSVGEDAGEPARVVVLARDRVGWGELTRLLSLGRATRPKGESLVSLDDLCALGSGVLLLCPEPELLSTLRERFDDRLYALVARHRDAAGRTHELRLREAAARCGAPTVAAVEVLYHGVARRPLQDVLACIRAGTSLAAAGHVIRSNAEHELLTVQAMTELFADDPASLTRTHEVAARCDFSLAKLRYRYPGERIPDGKSERDWLREKTFEGAALRYHDAIPSDVHAQLERELALIAELDYGGYFLTMWEIVQFCRRERILCQGRGSAANSAVCYCLGITAIDPVRMDLLFERFLSRERAEPPDIDLDIEHERREEVIQWVYHRYGRRHAAMVANVIRYRARSAVRDVGKALAIPQTALDRLAKLLGHYDFTLSADAVRHAGLDPESPAFAHLLRLVQEVSDFPRHLSIHPGGFLLGHEPVDTLVPIEPATMEDRTVIQWDKYDVDDLGLFKVDLLGLGTLTMTRKAFALIEQHEGIALEMATVPAEDAPTYAMISRADTVGVFQIESRAQMSMLPRLQPRTFYDLVIEVAIVRPGPIQGDMVHPYLRRRAGKEPVEFPHKALKRALAKTLGVPIFQEQVMKLAVLVADYTPGEADQLRRDMAAWRSSGRIEQHRERLISRMIANGIPPEFAERVFSQIRGFGEYGFPESHAASFALIAYVTSWLRCHHLPAFIAALLNAQPMGFYSPATIVEDAKHHGVQVRPICVQASAWDCTLEPERESFAVRMGMRYLKGFGERERVSLAAAPGPYADLADFVLRTQLSRRSLHTLAEAGGFEVLGIDRRDAIWALRGVLSTLGDRLRLPAEVAEQQPQFAGVGAGEAILWDYRTSMHSTRGHPLSCLRDELRRRGLPQADELVRGRDGKSVDYVGLVICRQRPGTASGVTFYTLEDESGFVNVVVWTRVFEADALLARSAIVLGVSGKLQVQDGIVHLVAERLWDPDLRLRTEGTTVRSFH
- a CDS encoding GNAT family N-acetyltransferase; its protein translation is MLREPALRPVARHDVATLKRLLLELGYDVETDQLTRRVELVGVHSDHFLQVAVDSDDRVLGAVHAHLQFDLTSGAFTEIAMLIVAHDTRRGGIGRSLVHAVEGWSAQRGVYRVLVRSQLHREAARAFYRVLGYVETKQQSVLVREPRELRPRGATTVVD